One window of Medicago truncatula cultivar Jemalong A17 chromosome 2, MtrunA17r5.0-ANR, whole genome shotgun sequence genomic DNA carries:
- the LOC11417361 gene encoding uncharacterized protein isoform X4, which yields MSDEGERTCPLCAEEMDLTDQQLRPCKCGYQICVWCWHHIMDMAEKDETEGRCPACRSPYDKEKIVGMAANCERLVAEVHMERKMKSQKAKSKSSDGRKQLSNVRVIRRNLVYIVGLPLDLADEDLLQRREYFGQYGKVLKVSMSRTAAGVVQQFPNNTCSVYITYSKEEEAIRCIQNVHGFVLEDRPLRACFGTTKYCHAWLRNMPCSNPDCVYLHEIGSQEDSFTKDEVVSAYTSHIQQITGAVTNMERRSGNVLPPPLDDCTSNTSGKPTVKNSSSNSVGTARGLPPNGIPAKPMAPHAAWGLRATNCQPAAGGPTGLSKPKPDSISSTLPFSSAVAGTVQVSLQSDTMKRPLSSDGRHSIMPGAKNNCVDVLANVGEKTLASDVSSAPVNLNTQLSLARDSCRGCCTTSNTTKSIDVTTNSIGSFSRSEAITATNEEIQNLSSEVSSIDLDRNAQNEHYNITKPSSPAPDDALVKSMQSQGSEYNVDKYRDEIITNADSKASISDNKVCNSKEQYDLKLDSQSEVASGYVELEDDVTSFDSQRLKDPEVVCNSYLPNSSFPRVASHNNPHPLSHGEPCNVVNAGSLATDNEVGFQPLLHGSKALCNGYSEKFDSTSSYRLLRDERNDHHIGRLISEAVNIGGDAATDKGESSIISNILSMEFDAWNDSVLSPHNLAKLLSESTENQNGTLKKSNSCVQTNQSRFSFARQEESKIQAFDVNPSHGANQQFLKSGSLIQDFVETDKIGIANGFPATNNFEESENISGQFAASFNKISAVPKTQISAPPGFSAPSRPPPPGFSSHERMGQAFDSTSGNSLLDPSFLWRNSYQTPSTGNFGGAGDIEFMDPAILAVGKGRLQGSLNSPMLDMQSNYSPQLNYFENEARLQLLMQRSLSPQQNHRFSEIGNTFSHLGDSYGISSRIDQSQVSNLASFPQLALQQSRNAVLSNGNWDGWNEMQNGNSMGMAELLRNERLGFSKFHRGYDDSKYQMPNSGDLYNRTFGI from the exons ATGAGTGATGAAGGAGAAAGGACTTGTCCTCTTTGTGCTGAAGAGATGGATTTGACAGATCAGCAATTGAGACCATGCAAATGCGGCTACcag ATTTGTGTCTGGTGTTGGCATCACATAATGGACATGGCTGAGAAGGACGAGACAGAGGGACGGTGCCCTGCATGTCGATCTCCATATGATAAGGAAAAGATTGTCGGGATGGCTGCAAACTGTGAGAG ATTGGTGGCTGAAGTTCATatggaaagaaagatgaagagcCAGAAAGCAAAGTCGAAATCATCTGATGGACGGAAGCAGCTCAGCAATGTGCGAGTTATCAGGCGGAATCTTGTTTACATAGTGGGATTGCCTCTCGATCTGGCTGATGAAGAT CTTCTCCAGCGGCGGGAGTATTTTGGTCAATATGGGAAGGTCTTAAAAGTTTCAATGTCTCGAACGGCAGCTGGTGTTGTTCAGCAGTTTCCGAACAATACATGTAGTGT ATATATTACttattcaaaggaagaagaagcaATTCGATGTATTCAAAATGTACATGGGTTTGTTTTGGAGGATAGACCTTTAAG GGCTTGTTTTGGAACAACTAAATATTGTCATGCATGGCTCAGAAACATG CCTTGCAGCAATCCGGATTGTGTATATCTTCATGAGATTGGCTCTCAAGAAGACAGTTTCACAAAAGATGAAGTAGTTTCCGCATACACTAG TCATATTCAACAAATTACTGGCGCTGTAACCAATATGGAACGGCGGTCGGGGAATGTATTGCCTCCTCCTTTGGATGATTGCACAAGCAACACTTCAGGGAAACCCACTGTAAAAAATTCTTCAAGT AACTCTGTTGGCACTGCAAGAGGTTTGCCTCCTAATGGAATTCCTGCAAAGCCTATGGCTCCCCATGCTGCATG GGGTTTGCGGGCTACAAATTGTCAGCCAGCTGCTGGCGGTCCAACCGGACTATCCAAGCCCAAGCCTGATTCAATCAGCAGCACTCTACCTTTCTCCTCGGCTGTTGCAGGCACAGTTCAAGTTTCATTGCAGAGTGATACAATGAAGAGGCCTTTGTCAAGTGATGGGCGTCATAGTATAATGCCTGGAGCCAAAAATAATTGTGTGGATGTCCTGGCGAATGTGGGCGAAAAAACACTGGCTTCTGATGTTTCTTCTGCTCCCGTGAATTTGAACACCCAGCTGTCATTAGCCAGAGATAGTTGCCGAGGGTGTTGTACAACATCAAACACAACAAAGTCTATTGACGTCACAACAAATTCAATTGGCAGCTTTAGCCGTAGTGAAGCAATTACTGCTACCAATGAAGAGATTCAAAATTTGTCCAGCGAGGTGTCTTCTATTGACCTTGATAGAAATGCCCAAAATGAACATTACAACATAACCAAACCTAGCAGCCCAGCTCCTGATGATGCATTGGTTAAGTCTATGCAATCTCAAGGATCAGAATATAATGTTGACAAATATAGAGACGAAATAATTACAAATGCAGACAGTAAAGCCTCTATATCAGATAATAAGGTCTGTAATTCAAAGGAACAATATGATTTGAAATTGGATTCTCAATCTGAGGTAGCATCAGGTTATGTTGAACTAGAGGATGATGTGACATCTTTTGATAGTCAGAGACTTAAGGATCCAGAAGTTGTTTGTAATTCTTACTTGCCCAACTCATCTTTCCCTCGCGTCGCAAGTCATAATAATCCTCATCCTCTGTCGCATGGTGAACCTTGTAATGTTGTAAATGCTGGTTCTTTAGCCACAGATAATGAAGTTGGGTTTCAACCACTGTTACATGGATCTAAAGCATTATGCAATGGCTATTCTGAGAAATTCGACAGCACCAGCTCTTACAGGTTGCTTCGTGATGAAAGGAATGATCATCACATTGGAAGATTAATTAGTGAAGCAGTTAATATTGGAGGTGATGCTGCTACAGATAAGGGAGAGAGtagtataatttcaaatatattgtCCATGGAATTTGATGCCTGGAATGACTCGGTATTATCACCCCATAATTTGGCCAAGTTGTTAAGTGAAAGCACTGAAAATCAGAATGGTACGCTAAAGAAATCTAATTCTTGTGTTCAAACCAATCAATCGAGATTTTCTTTTGCAAGACAAGAGGAATCCAAAATCCAAGCTTTTGATGTGAATCCATCTCATGGTGCCAACCAACAATTTCTAAAAAGCGGTTCACTTATCCAAGATTTCGTAGAAACGGACAAGATTGGTATTGCAAATGGCTTTCCTGCTACTAATAACTTTGAGGAATCTGAAAATATAAGTGGTCAATTTGCTGCTTCTTTCAATAAGATTTCTG CTGTTccaaaaacacaaatttcaGCGCCCCCAGGATTTTCAGCTCCAAGCAGGCCACCACCTCCTGGTTTTTCTTCTCATGAGAGAATGGGGCAGGCTTTTGACTCAACTTCGG GGAATTCATTGCTTGACCCTTCTTTCTTATGGAGAAATTCATATCAGACACCATCAACTGGGAATTTTGGTGGTGCTGGAGACATTGAGTTTATGGATCCTGCTATTTTGGCTGTTGGTAAGGGGAGGCTTCAAGGTTCACTAAACAGCCCAATGCTAGACATGCAATCCAATTACTCCCCACAGTTAAATTACTTTGAGAATGAGGCCAGACTTCAGTTATTAATGCAAAGATCTCTCTCACCACAACAAAACCATCGATTTTCGGAAATTGGGAACACCTTTTCTCATCTTGGTGATTCTTATGGCATTTCTTCACGAATAGATCAATCTCAAGTCAGTAATTTGGCATCATTTCCTCAATTGGCTCTCCAGCAGTCTAGAAATGCGGTCTTGTCAAATGGCAATTGGGATGGGTGGAATGAGATGCAGAATGGAAATAGTATGGGTATGGCTGAGCTTTTAAGAAATGAAAGACTTGGGTTTAGTAAGTTTCATAGAGGATATGATGATTCAAAATACCAGATGCCAAATTCTGGGGATCTATACAACAGGACATTTGGGATTTGA
- the LOC11417361 gene encoding uncharacterized protein isoform X3 translates to MSDEGERTCPLCAEEMDLTDQQLRPCKCGYQICVWCWHHIMDMAEKDETEGRCPACRSPYDKEKIVGMAANCERLVAEVHMERKMKSQKAKSKSSDGRKQLSNVRVIRRNLVYIVGLPLDLADEDLLQRREYFGQYGKVLKVSMSRTAAGVVQQFPNNTCSVYITYSKEEEAIRCIQNVHGFVLEDRPLRACFGTTKYCHAWLRNMPCSNPDCVYLHEIGSQEDSFTKDEVVSAYTSHIQQITGAVTNMERRSGNVLPPPLDDCTSNTSGKPTVKNSSSQNSVGTARGLPPNGIPAKPMAPHAAWGLRATNCQPAAGGPTGLSKPKPDSISSTLPFSSAVAGTVQVSLQSDTMKRPLSSDGRHSIMPGAKNNCVDVLANVGEKTLASDVSSAPVNLNTQLSLARDSCRGCCTTSNTTKSIDVTTNSIGSFSRSEAITATNEEIQNLSSEVSSIDLDRNAQNEHYNITKPSSPAPDDALVKSMQSQGSEYNVDKYRDEIITNADSKASISDNKVCNSKEQYDLKLDSQSEVASGYVELEDDVTSFDSQRLKDPEVVCNSYLPNSSFPRVASHNNPHPLSHGEPCNVVNAGSLATDNEVGFQPLLHGSKALCNGYSEKFDSTSSYRLLRDERNDHHIGRLISEAVNIGGDAATDKGESSIISNILSMEFDAWNDSVLSPHNLAKLLSESTENQNGTLKKSNSCVQTNQSRFSFARQEESKIQAFDVNPSHGANQQFLKSGSLIQDFVETDKIGIANGFPATNNFEESENISGQFAASFNKISAVPKTQISAPPGFSAPSRPPPPGFSSHERMGQAFDSTSGNSLLDPSFLWRNSYQTPSTGNFGGAGDIEFMDPAILAVGKGRLQGSLNSPMLDMQSNYSPQLNYFENEARLQLLMQRSLSPQQNHRFSEIGNTFSHLGDSYGISSRIDQSQVSNLASFPQLALQQSRNAVLSNGNWDGWNEMQNGNSMGMAELLRNERLGFSKFHRGYDDSKYQMPNSGDLYNRTFGI, encoded by the exons ATGAGTGATGAAGGAGAAAGGACTTGTCCTCTTTGTGCTGAAGAGATGGATTTGACAGATCAGCAATTGAGACCATGCAAATGCGGCTACcag ATTTGTGTCTGGTGTTGGCATCACATAATGGACATGGCTGAGAAGGACGAGACAGAGGGACGGTGCCCTGCATGTCGATCTCCATATGATAAGGAAAAGATTGTCGGGATGGCTGCAAACTGTGAGAG ATTGGTGGCTGAAGTTCATatggaaagaaagatgaagagcCAGAAAGCAAAGTCGAAATCATCTGATGGACGGAAGCAGCTCAGCAATGTGCGAGTTATCAGGCGGAATCTTGTTTACATAGTGGGATTGCCTCTCGATCTGGCTGATGAAGAT CTTCTCCAGCGGCGGGAGTATTTTGGTCAATATGGGAAGGTCTTAAAAGTTTCAATGTCTCGAACGGCAGCTGGTGTTGTTCAGCAGTTTCCGAACAATACATGTAGTGT ATATATTACttattcaaaggaagaagaagcaATTCGATGTATTCAAAATGTACATGGGTTTGTTTTGGAGGATAGACCTTTAAG GGCTTGTTTTGGAACAACTAAATATTGTCATGCATGGCTCAGAAACATG CCTTGCAGCAATCCGGATTGTGTATATCTTCATGAGATTGGCTCTCAAGAAGACAGTTTCACAAAAGATGAAGTAGTTTCCGCATACACTAG TCATATTCAACAAATTACTGGCGCTGTAACCAATATGGAACGGCGGTCGGGGAATGTATTGCCTCCTCCTTTGGATGATTGCACAAGCAACACTTCAGGGAAACCCACTGTAAAAAATTCTTCAAGT CAGAACTCTGTTGGCACTGCAAGAGGTTTGCCTCCTAATGGAATTCCTGCAAAGCCTATGGCTCCCCATGCTGCATG GGGTTTGCGGGCTACAAATTGTCAGCCAGCTGCTGGCGGTCCAACCGGACTATCCAAGCCCAAGCCTGATTCAATCAGCAGCACTCTACCTTTCTCCTCGGCTGTTGCAGGCACAGTTCAAGTTTCATTGCAGAGTGATACAATGAAGAGGCCTTTGTCAAGTGATGGGCGTCATAGTATAATGCCTGGAGCCAAAAATAATTGTGTGGATGTCCTGGCGAATGTGGGCGAAAAAACACTGGCTTCTGATGTTTCTTCTGCTCCCGTGAATTTGAACACCCAGCTGTCATTAGCCAGAGATAGTTGCCGAGGGTGTTGTACAACATCAAACACAACAAAGTCTATTGACGTCACAACAAATTCAATTGGCAGCTTTAGCCGTAGTGAAGCAATTACTGCTACCAATGAAGAGATTCAAAATTTGTCCAGCGAGGTGTCTTCTATTGACCTTGATAGAAATGCCCAAAATGAACATTACAACATAACCAAACCTAGCAGCCCAGCTCCTGATGATGCATTGGTTAAGTCTATGCAATCTCAAGGATCAGAATATAATGTTGACAAATATAGAGACGAAATAATTACAAATGCAGACAGTAAAGCCTCTATATCAGATAATAAGGTCTGTAATTCAAAGGAACAATATGATTTGAAATTGGATTCTCAATCTGAGGTAGCATCAGGTTATGTTGAACTAGAGGATGATGTGACATCTTTTGATAGTCAGAGACTTAAGGATCCAGAAGTTGTTTGTAATTCTTACTTGCCCAACTCATCTTTCCCTCGCGTCGCAAGTCATAATAATCCTCATCCTCTGTCGCATGGTGAACCTTGTAATGTTGTAAATGCTGGTTCTTTAGCCACAGATAATGAAGTTGGGTTTCAACCACTGTTACATGGATCTAAAGCATTATGCAATGGCTATTCTGAGAAATTCGACAGCACCAGCTCTTACAGGTTGCTTCGTGATGAAAGGAATGATCATCACATTGGAAGATTAATTAGTGAAGCAGTTAATATTGGAGGTGATGCTGCTACAGATAAGGGAGAGAGtagtataatttcaaatatattgtCCATGGAATTTGATGCCTGGAATGACTCGGTATTATCACCCCATAATTTGGCCAAGTTGTTAAGTGAAAGCACTGAAAATCAGAATGGTACGCTAAAGAAATCTAATTCTTGTGTTCAAACCAATCAATCGAGATTTTCTTTTGCAAGACAAGAGGAATCCAAAATCCAAGCTTTTGATGTGAATCCATCTCATGGTGCCAACCAACAATTTCTAAAAAGCGGTTCACTTATCCAAGATTTCGTAGAAACGGACAAGATTGGTATTGCAAATGGCTTTCCTGCTACTAATAACTTTGAGGAATCTGAAAATATAAGTGGTCAATTTGCTGCTTCTTTCAATAAGATTTCTG CTGTTccaaaaacacaaatttcaGCGCCCCCAGGATTTTCAGCTCCAAGCAGGCCACCACCTCCTGGTTTTTCTTCTCATGAGAGAATGGGGCAGGCTTTTGACTCAACTTCGG GGAATTCATTGCTTGACCCTTCTTTCTTATGGAGAAATTCATATCAGACACCATCAACTGGGAATTTTGGTGGTGCTGGAGACATTGAGTTTATGGATCCTGCTATTTTGGCTGTTGGTAAGGGGAGGCTTCAAGGTTCACTAAACAGCCCAATGCTAGACATGCAATCCAATTACTCCCCACAGTTAAATTACTTTGAGAATGAGGCCAGACTTCAGTTATTAATGCAAAGATCTCTCTCACCACAACAAAACCATCGATTTTCGGAAATTGGGAACACCTTTTCTCATCTTGGTGATTCTTATGGCATTTCTTCACGAATAGATCAATCTCAAGTCAGTAATTTGGCATCATTTCCTCAATTGGCTCTCCAGCAGTCTAGAAATGCGGTCTTGTCAAATGGCAATTGGGATGGGTGGAATGAGATGCAGAATGGAAATAGTATGGGTATGGCTGAGCTTTTAAGAAATGAAAGACTTGGGTTTAGTAAGTTTCATAGAGGATATGATGATTCAAAATACCAGATGCCAAATTCTGGGGATCTATACAACAGGACATTTGGGATTTGA
- the LOC11417361 gene encoding uncharacterized protein isoform X2 yields the protein MSDEGERTCPLCAEEMDLTDQQLRPCKCGYQICVWCWHHIMDMAEKDETEGRCPACRSPYDKEKIVGMAANCERLVAEVHMERKMKSQKAKSKSSDGRKQLSNVRVIRRNLVYIVGLPLDLADEDLLQRREYFGQYGKVLKVSMSRTAAGVVQQFPNNTCSVYITYSKEEEAIRCIQNVHGFVLEDRPLRACFGTTKYCHAWLRNMPCSNPDCVYLHEIGSQEDSFTKDEVVSAYTRSHIQQITGAVTNMERRSGNVLPPPLDDCTSNTSGKPTVKNSSSNSVGTARGLPPNGIPAKPMAPHAAWGLRATNCQPAAGGPTGLSKPKPDSISSTLPFSSAVAGTVQVSLQSDTMKRPLSSDGRHSIMPGAKNNCVDVLANVGEKTLASDVSSAPVNLNTQLSLARDSCRGCCTTSNTTKSIDVTTNSIGSFSRSEAITATNEEIQNLSSEVSSIDLDRNAQNEHYNITKPSSPAPDDALVKSMQSQGSEYNVDKYRDEIITNADSKASISDNKVCNSKEQYDLKLDSQSEVASGYVELEDDVTSFDSQRLKDPEVVCNSYLPNSSFPRVASHNNPHPLSHGEPCNVVNAGSLATDNEVGFQPLLHGSKALCNGYSEKFDSTSSYRLLRDERNDHHIGRLISEAVNIGGDAATDKGESSIISNILSMEFDAWNDSVLSPHNLAKLLSESTENQNGTLKKSNSCVQTNQSRFSFARQEESKIQAFDVNPSHGANQQFLKSGSLIQDFVETDKIGIANGFPATNNFEESENISGQFAASFNKISAVPKTQISAPPGFSAPSRPPPPGFSSHERMGQAFDSTSGNSLLDPSFLWRNSYQTPSTGNFGGAGDIEFMDPAILAVGKGRLQGSLNSPMLDMQSNYSPQLNYFENEARLQLLMQRSLSPQQNHRFSEIGNTFSHLGDSYGISSRIDQSQVSNLASFPQLALQQSRNAVLSNGNWDGWNEMQNGNSMGMAELLRNERLGFSKFHRGYDDSKYQMPNSGDLYNRTFGI from the exons ATGAGTGATGAAGGAGAAAGGACTTGTCCTCTTTGTGCTGAAGAGATGGATTTGACAGATCAGCAATTGAGACCATGCAAATGCGGCTACcag ATTTGTGTCTGGTGTTGGCATCACATAATGGACATGGCTGAGAAGGACGAGACAGAGGGACGGTGCCCTGCATGTCGATCTCCATATGATAAGGAAAAGATTGTCGGGATGGCTGCAAACTGTGAGAG ATTGGTGGCTGAAGTTCATatggaaagaaagatgaagagcCAGAAAGCAAAGTCGAAATCATCTGATGGACGGAAGCAGCTCAGCAATGTGCGAGTTATCAGGCGGAATCTTGTTTACATAGTGGGATTGCCTCTCGATCTGGCTGATGAAGAT CTTCTCCAGCGGCGGGAGTATTTTGGTCAATATGGGAAGGTCTTAAAAGTTTCAATGTCTCGAACGGCAGCTGGTGTTGTTCAGCAGTTTCCGAACAATACATGTAGTGT ATATATTACttattcaaaggaagaagaagcaATTCGATGTATTCAAAATGTACATGGGTTTGTTTTGGAGGATAGACCTTTAAG GGCTTGTTTTGGAACAACTAAATATTGTCATGCATGGCTCAGAAACATG CCTTGCAGCAATCCGGATTGTGTATATCTTCATGAGATTGGCTCTCAAGAAGACAGTTTCACAAAAGATGAAGTAGTTTCCGCATACACTAG aAGTCATATTCAACAAATTACTGGCGCTGTAACCAATATGGAACGGCGGTCGGGGAATGTATTGCCTCCTCCTTTGGATGATTGCACAAGCAACACTTCAGGGAAACCCACTGTAAAAAATTCTTCAAGT AACTCTGTTGGCACTGCAAGAGGTTTGCCTCCTAATGGAATTCCTGCAAAGCCTATGGCTCCCCATGCTGCATG GGGTTTGCGGGCTACAAATTGTCAGCCAGCTGCTGGCGGTCCAACCGGACTATCCAAGCCCAAGCCTGATTCAATCAGCAGCACTCTACCTTTCTCCTCGGCTGTTGCAGGCACAGTTCAAGTTTCATTGCAGAGTGATACAATGAAGAGGCCTTTGTCAAGTGATGGGCGTCATAGTATAATGCCTGGAGCCAAAAATAATTGTGTGGATGTCCTGGCGAATGTGGGCGAAAAAACACTGGCTTCTGATGTTTCTTCTGCTCCCGTGAATTTGAACACCCAGCTGTCATTAGCCAGAGATAGTTGCCGAGGGTGTTGTACAACATCAAACACAACAAAGTCTATTGACGTCACAACAAATTCAATTGGCAGCTTTAGCCGTAGTGAAGCAATTACTGCTACCAATGAAGAGATTCAAAATTTGTCCAGCGAGGTGTCTTCTATTGACCTTGATAGAAATGCCCAAAATGAACATTACAACATAACCAAACCTAGCAGCCCAGCTCCTGATGATGCATTGGTTAAGTCTATGCAATCTCAAGGATCAGAATATAATGTTGACAAATATAGAGACGAAATAATTACAAATGCAGACAGTAAAGCCTCTATATCAGATAATAAGGTCTGTAATTCAAAGGAACAATATGATTTGAAATTGGATTCTCAATCTGAGGTAGCATCAGGTTATGTTGAACTAGAGGATGATGTGACATCTTTTGATAGTCAGAGACTTAAGGATCCAGAAGTTGTTTGTAATTCTTACTTGCCCAACTCATCTTTCCCTCGCGTCGCAAGTCATAATAATCCTCATCCTCTGTCGCATGGTGAACCTTGTAATGTTGTAAATGCTGGTTCTTTAGCCACAGATAATGAAGTTGGGTTTCAACCACTGTTACATGGATCTAAAGCATTATGCAATGGCTATTCTGAGAAATTCGACAGCACCAGCTCTTACAGGTTGCTTCGTGATGAAAGGAATGATCATCACATTGGAAGATTAATTAGTGAAGCAGTTAATATTGGAGGTGATGCTGCTACAGATAAGGGAGAGAGtagtataatttcaaatatattgtCCATGGAATTTGATGCCTGGAATGACTCGGTATTATCACCCCATAATTTGGCCAAGTTGTTAAGTGAAAGCACTGAAAATCAGAATGGTACGCTAAAGAAATCTAATTCTTGTGTTCAAACCAATCAATCGAGATTTTCTTTTGCAAGACAAGAGGAATCCAAAATCCAAGCTTTTGATGTGAATCCATCTCATGGTGCCAACCAACAATTTCTAAAAAGCGGTTCACTTATCCAAGATTTCGTAGAAACGGACAAGATTGGTATTGCAAATGGCTTTCCTGCTACTAATAACTTTGAGGAATCTGAAAATATAAGTGGTCAATTTGCTGCTTCTTTCAATAAGATTTCTG CTGTTccaaaaacacaaatttcaGCGCCCCCAGGATTTTCAGCTCCAAGCAGGCCACCACCTCCTGGTTTTTCTTCTCATGAGAGAATGGGGCAGGCTTTTGACTCAACTTCGG GGAATTCATTGCTTGACCCTTCTTTCTTATGGAGAAATTCATATCAGACACCATCAACTGGGAATTTTGGTGGTGCTGGAGACATTGAGTTTATGGATCCTGCTATTTTGGCTGTTGGTAAGGGGAGGCTTCAAGGTTCACTAAACAGCCCAATGCTAGACATGCAATCCAATTACTCCCCACAGTTAAATTACTTTGAGAATGAGGCCAGACTTCAGTTATTAATGCAAAGATCTCTCTCACCACAACAAAACCATCGATTTTCGGAAATTGGGAACACCTTTTCTCATCTTGGTGATTCTTATGGCATTTCTTCACGAATAGATCAATCTCAAGTCAGTAATTTGGCATCATTTCCTCAATTGGCTCTCCAGCAGTCTAGAAATGCGGTCTTGTCAAATGGCAATTGGGATGGGTGGAATGAGATGCAGAATGGAAATAGTATGGGTATGGCTGAGCTTTTAAGAAATGAAAGACTTGGGTTTAGTAAGTTTCATAGAGGATATGATGATTCAAAATACCAGATGCCAAATTCTGGGGATCTATACAACAGGACATTTGGGATTTGA